In Phaeobacter inhibens DSM 16374, the following proteins share a genomic window:
- a CDS encoding FAD-dependent monooxygenase, whose protein sequence is MRLTDRKITIIGAGIGGLAAALAFSRQGAKVTVLEQAEAITEVGAGLQISPNGVAVLRALGLADDLAWSAPRARAVVLRSHRRGREVLRLDLDQYAPGQNFYFAHRADLINLLADAARQAGVKVRLLQKVDRITSGARPVVHLANGAQCSGDLVIGADGLHSKARAALNGVATPRFTGQVAWRATVANLHNHPAEAQVFMGPGRHLVTYPLRDSSLMNIVAVQERKTWAEEGWHHRDDPEALRSAFTGFGGAAADLLAQVDQVALWGLFRHPVAEVWHQGSLAIMGDAAHPTLPFMAQGANLALEDAWVLVDALRTASSDEEGLAAYQQRRRSRAAKVVDAATGNAWKYHLRQPLAWPAHQILRLGGRLAPQRMVQQFDWIYGHDVTGGTPAPTGNDPGAGGPITTLA, encoded by the coding sequence ATGAGACTGACAGACCGAAAAATCACCATCATCGGTGCGGGCATTGGCGGGCTGGCGGCAGCGCTGGCCTTCAGTCGGCAGGGCGCAAAAGTCACGGTTCTCGAACAGGCAGAGGCGATCACCGAGGTGGGCGCCGGTCTGCAAATCAGTCCCAACGGTGTTGCGGTTCTGCGGGCGCTGGGGCTGGCGGATGATCTGGCCTGGAGCGCGCCGCGCGCCCGCGCTGTGGTCCTGCGCAGCCACCGGCGGGGCCGCGAGGTTCTGCGCCTCGATCTCGACCAATATGCGCCGGGGCAGAATTTCTACTTCGCGCACCGCGCTGATCTGATCAACCTCCTTGCCGATGCCGCGCGTCAAGCCGGGGTCAAGGTCCGCCTGCTGCAAAAGGTCGACCGCATCACCAGCGGTGCCCGCCCGGTGGTGCATCTGGCCAATGGCGCACAATGTAGCGGTGATCTGGTGATTGGTGCCGACGGGCTGCATTCCAAGGCGCGGGCGGCGCTGAATGGCGTTGCGACGCCTCGTTTCACCGGGCAGGTGGCCTGGCGCGCCACCGTGGCCAATCTGCACAATCACCCGGCCGAGGCGCAGGTCTTCATGGGGCCGGGCCGCCATCTGGTCACCTATCCGCTACGGGACAGCAGCCTGATGAATATTGTCGCTGTGCAGGAACGCAAGACCTGGGCGGAGGAAGGCTGGCATCACCGCGATGACCCGGAGGCGCTGCGCAGCGCCTTCACGGGGTTTGGTGGCGCCGCCGCCGATCTGTTGGCGCAGGTCGATCAGGTGGCCCTCTGGGGGCTGTTTCGCCATCCGGTTGCGGAGGTCTGGCATCAGGGCAGCCTCGCGATTATGGGCGATGCCGCGCATCCCACCCTGCCGTTCATGGCGCAGGGGGCAAATCTCGCGCTTGAGGACGCCTGGGTTCTGGTTGATGCCCTGCGCACCGCCAGCAGTGACGAAGAGGGGCTTGCCGCCTATCAGCAGCGCCGCCGCAGCCGCGCCGCCAAAGTGGTGGATGCCGCCACCGGAAATGCCTGGAAATACCACCTGCGCCAGCCGCTCGCCTGGCCCGCGCATCAGATCCTGCGCCTCGGCGGGCGGCTCGCCCCACAGCGCATGGTGCAACAATTCGACTGGATCTATGGCCACGACGTCACCGGCGGCACCCCGGCCCCGACCGGCAACGATCCCGGCGCAGGCGGTCCCATCACCACGCTGGCCTAA
- the dksA gene encoding RNA polymerase-binding protein DksA produces the protein MKQEVFLPDDYRPAEDEPFMNDRQQEYFRRKLHEWKQELLAESRDTIEGLQDNTRNIPDVADRASEETDRALELRTRDRQRKLVAKIDSAIRRIDEGEYGYCEVTGEPISLKRLDARPIATMSLEAQERHERREKVHRDD, from the coding sequence ATGAAGCAAGAAGTGTTTCTGCCGGATGATTATCGTCCAGCTGAAGATGAACCCTTCATGAATGACCGGCAGCAGGAATATTTCCGTCGCAAGCTGCATGAATGGAAGCAAGAACTCCTGGCCGAGAGTCGCGACACGATCGAGGGGTTGCAGGACAACACCCGCAATATCCCCGATGTTGCTGACCGCGCCAGTGAAGAAACAGATCGCGCGCTTGAGCTGCGCACCCGGGACCGCCAGCGCAAGCTGGTTGCCAAGATCGACTCGGCGATCCGCCGCATCGACGAAGGGGAATACGGCTACTGCGAAGTCACCGGTGAGCCGATCTCTCTCAAACGTCTGGATGCCCGACCCATCGCCACGATGAGCCTTGAGGCGCAGGAACGCCACGAGCGCCGGGAAAAAGTCCACCGCGACGACTGA
- a CDS encoding AAA family ATPase: MQFQGTKDYVATEDLKIAVNAAVTLERPLLVKGEPGTGKTELARQVADALGLRMIEWNVKSTTRAQQGLYEYDAVSRLRDSQLGDERVHDVKNYIKRGKLWEAFDADEKVVLLIDEIDKADIEFPNDLLQELDKMEFHVYETGETIRAKQRPIMIITSNNEKELPDAFLRRCFFHYIQFPDAETMRKIVEVHHPGIKDSLLTTALTQFYEIRDTAGLKKKPSTSEVLDWLKLLLAEDLTAEDLKRDGADALPKLHGALLKNEQDVHLFERLAFMARGRR, encoded by the coding sequence ATGCAGTTTCAGGGCACTAAGGATTACGTCGCGACCGAAGATCTGAAAATCGCGGTCAACGCCGCGGTTACGCTGGAACGGCCGCTGCTGGTGAAGGGTGAGCCGGGCACAGGCAAGACCGAGCTGGCGCGGCAGGTGGCCGATGCGCTGGGGCTGCGGATGATCGAGTGGAATGTGAAATCCACCACCCGCGCGCAGCAGGGGCTGTATGAATATGATGCCGTCAGCCGGTTGCGTGACAGCCAGCTGGGCGATGAGCGGGTGCATGACGTCAAAAACTACATCAAGCGCGGCAAGCTCTGGGAGGCGTTTGACGCTGACGAGAAGGTTGTTCTGCTGATTGATGAGATCGACAAGGCCGATATCGAGTTCCCGAATGACCTGTTGCAGGAACTCGATAAGATGGAGTTCCACGTCTATGAAACCGGTGAGACGATCCGGGCCAAACAGCGCCCGATCATGATCATCACCTCCAACAATGAAAAGGAACTGCCGGATGCGTTTCTGCGCCGCTGTTTCTTTCACTACATCCAGTTTCCCGATGCCGAGACCATGCGCAAGATCGTCGAGGTGCATCATCCCGGCATTAAGGACAGCCTGCTGACCACCGCGTTGACGCAGTTCTACGAGATCCGTGATACAGCCGGGTTGAAGAAAAAGCCGTCGACGTCAGAGGTGCTGGACTGGCTGAAGCTGCTGCTGGCCGAGGATCTGACGGCGGAAGATCTGAAACGTGATGGCGCAGACGCGTTGCCGAAACTGCACGGCGCGTTGTTGAAGAACGAGCAGGATGTGCATCTGTTCGAACGGCTTGCCTTCATGGCGCGGGGGCGTCGCTGA
- a CDS encoding DUF998 domain-containing protein, which translates to MRSGPLRDTASWALIALPVISGLWLAIGVGVLAALSPGYSHVSHFMSVLGAAGAPYAAWTNYAVFIPTELWVLVFLALLNARLPDRRLTRVSLILLATYAGLLMLAAGLPCDAGCNGGDDGQSTVHIAHMIAAAVAYPLALIGVFLLVLTLPKPSLLRRLALPSLAVGGGLFGAIIAVPEAQGLFQRLLEAWIYAQFIALGVHAALCLRP; encoded by the coding sequence TTGCGGTCAGGACCACTGCGTGACACCGCGTCATGGGCGCTGATTGCCCTGCCCGTGATCAGCGGGCTTTGGCTGGCCATTGGCGTGGGTGTACTTGCAGCGCTCAGCCCCGGTTATTCTCATGTCAGCCATTTTATGAGCGTGCTGGGAGCAGCCGGGGCGCCATATGCCGCCTGGACCAACTATGCGGTGTTCATCCCGACTGAACTGTGGGTCCTCGTCTTTCTGGCGCTGCTCAATGCGCGCCTGCCGGACCGACGGTTGACACGGGTCTCACTGATCCTGCTGGCGACCTATGCGGGCCTGCTTATGCTGGCCGCCGGGTTGCCCTGCGACGCGGGATGTAACGGCGGAGACGACGGGCAGAGTACGGTCCATATCGCGCATATGATTGCCGCAGCCGTGGCCTACCCGCTGGCGCTGATCGGCGTGTTCCTGCTGGTGCTGACCCTCCCGAAACCTTCGCTTTTGCGGCGCCTTGCGCTGCCGTCTTTGGCTGTCGGGGGTGGTCTGTTCGGCGCCATCATTGCTGTTCCGGAGGCACAGGGCCTGTTCCAAAGGCTGCTTGAGGCGTGGATCTACGCGCAGTTCATTGCACTGGGGGTCCACGCCGCCTTGTGCCTGCGCCCTTAG
- a CDS encoding helix-turn-helix domain-containing protein, with protein sequence MAEHKANHQARGTGRIRQQSEADRDAMALQQMQDDISGKTPLETMASREVPMVDVVRLRKTLGMSQERFCSHFGFRLGSVRNWEQGRRLPERPARILLRMIEDDPERVERFLREAY encoded by the coding sequence ATGGCAGAGCATAAGGCAAACCATCAGGCCAGAGGCACCGGCCGTATCCGCCAGCAAAGCGAGGCGGACCGTGATGCCATGGCGCTGCAGCAGATGCAGGACGATATCTCCGGTAAAACGCCCTTGGAGACCATGGCCAGCCGCGAGGTGCCGATGGTGGACGTTGTACGCCTACGCAAAACCCTTGGCATGTCCCAGGAACGGTTTTGCAGCCACTTCGGCTTTCGCCTCGGCTCGGTGCGCAACTGGGAGCAGGGCCGCCGCCTGCCGGAACGCCCGGCCCGCATCCTGCTGCGCATGATTGAGGATGATCCAGAGCGCGTCGAACGCTTCCTGCGCGAGGCTTACTAA
- a CDS encoding DUF2927 domain-containing protein, giving the protein MLPVGPSADPLAGRPSPLRCWRGFAVLAMVAALAACGVETRYAPPSRTATAVAPLAPAKSFARAHPVAPLRANSDIARDFLDLHFQLESGTALPVFTRFEHPITLRLIGQPTKSLNRDLAALLQRLQREAGLDLRLLGEDTAGLAANITIEAVPRKEIRRASPRAACFVVPNVSSLAEYRRSKRKPGTNWANLRARQRLAIFVPNDVSPQETRDCLHEELAQAIGPLNDLYRLSDSVFNDDNVHTVLTGFDMLILRVGYAPDLRSGMTRAEVAARLPAILARLNPGGAGRATQPLPATSRDWIQATEAALTPGTSRANRLRAAHRGAAIARDLGWQDHRRAFNHYVLGRILQRDDPELAQQHFETALIYLQGRYDSPLLRAQIASRMAAFDIIRGDGETALARIRPALPVAARGENAVLLSSLMLLEAEALLLQGQTDAAYAVRLDSQGWARYGFGPDWAVRSAMTEIAALAPPR; this is encoded by the coding sequence ATGCTGCCCGTTGGTCCTTCTGCCGATCCTCTTGCAGGGCGGCCCTCCCCCCTGCGGTGCTGGCGCGGGTTTGCGGTGCTGGCGATGGTGGCGGCGCTGGCTGCATGCGGGGTTGAGACACGATATGCGCCCCCGAGCCGCACCGCTACGGCAGTGGCACCGCTGGCCCCGGCCAAGAGCTTTGCCCGCGCGCATCCGGTGGCGCCGCTACGGGCCAACAGCGATATCGCACGGGATTTCCTCGACCTGCATTTCCAGCTGGAAAGCGGCACCGCCCTGCCCGTCTTTACCCGGTTTGAACATCCCATCACCCTGCGCCTCATCGGTCAGCCCACCAAGAGCCTGAACCGGGATCTGGCAGCCTTGCTGCAACGATTGCAGCGCGAGGCGGGGCTGGATCTTCGGCTGTTGGGCGAGGATACCGCAGGCCTCGCAGCCAATATCACCATCGAGGCAGTGCCGCGCAAAGAAATCCGCCGCGCCTCGCCGCGTGCGGCATGTTTCGTGGTGCCCAATGTCAGCTCGCTGGCGGAATACCGTCGTTCCAAGCGCAAGCCCGGGACCAATTGGGCCAATCTGCGCGCGCGCCAGAGACTGGCGATTTTTGTGCCCAATGATGTCAGCCCGCAGGAAACCCGCGACTGCCTGCATGAGGAGCTGGCACAGGCCATCGGGCCGCTTAACGATCTCTACCGGCTGTCGGATTCGGTGTTCAATGACGACAATGTGCACACGGTGCTGACCGGATTCGATATGCTGATCCTGCGGGTGGGCTATGCGCCCGACCTGCGCAGCGGCATGACGCGGGCTGAGGTCGCCGCCCGTCTGCCAGCCATTCTGGCGCGGCTGAACCCCGGCGGGGCTGGTCGGGCTACCCAGCCGCTGCCCGCCACCTCACGCGACTGGATTCAGGCGACTGAGGCGGCGCTGACACCGGGCACCAGCCGTGCCAATCGCCTCAGAGCGGCGCATCGCGGGGCGGCGATCGCCCGTGATCTGGGGTGGCAGGATCACCGGCGGGCCTTCAACCACTATGTGCTGGGGCGCATTCTGCAACGGGACGATCCGGAGCTGGCGCAGCAGCATTTCGAGACCGCGCTGATCTATCTGCAGGGGCGGTATGACAGCCCGCTGCTGCGCGCCCAGATCGCAAGCCGCATGGCCGCCTTTGATATTATCCGCGGAGATGGCGAGACCGCACTGGCGCGGATCCGGCCTGCCCTTCCGGTCGCGGCGCGGGGCGAAAACGCGGTGCTATTATCTAGTCTGATGCTGCTGGAGGCCGAGGCGCTGTTGTTGCAAGGCCAAACTGACGCGGCCTATGCCGTGAGACTGGACAGCCAGGGATGGGCACGATACGGGTTTGGCCCAGATTGGGCGGTGCGCAGCGCGATGACCGAAATTGCGGCCCTGGCGCCGCCGCGCTGA
- a CDS encoding vWA domain-containing protein yields MFQPFFENLRKAAVPVSLREYLTLLEGMKAGLATYDIDAFYYLARAAMVKDERNIDKFDRAFATTFSGLEAIPAEAVMEAVDIPEEWIRKMAEKHLSEEERREIEALGGFEKLMETLKERLKDQESRHQGGNKWIGTAGTSPFGAYGYNPEGVRIGQKESRHQRAVKVWDKREFKNLDGDVELGTRNIKVALKRLRRWVREGASEELDLSGTIRATAEHGYLDVKTRPERHNAVKVLLFLDVGGSMDPHIKVVEELFSAARSEFKHLEYFYFHNCLYEGVWRDNRRRWDAQIPTHEVLRTYGPDYKCIFVGDASMSPYEIAYPGGANEHWNPEAGQIWLERARAQWASHLWINPVPEAYWGHTHSIQMIREIFADQMVPMTLAGLERGMRELTR; encoded by the coding sequence ATGTTTCAGCCCTTCTTTGAAAACCTGCGCAAGGCGGCGGTTCCGGTGTCCTTGCGGGAATATCTGACCCTTCTCGAAGGGATGAAGGCGGGGCTTGCGACCTACGATATCGACGCCTTTTACTATCTGGCGCGCGCCGCCATGGTGAAGGATGAGCGCAATATCGACAAATTCGACCGCGCCTTTGCCACGACATTCTCCGGGTTGGAGGCGATCCCCGCCGAGGCGGTGATGGAGGCCGTGGACATTCCCGAAGAGTGGATCCGCAAGATGGCGGAAAAGCACCTGAGCGAGGAAGAGCGCCGCGAAATCGAGGCGCTCGGCGGGTTTGAAAAACTGATGGAAACCCTGAAAGAGCGGCTGAAGGATCAGGAAAGCCGCCATCAGGGCGGCAACAAATGGATCGGCACGGCGGGCACCTCGCCGTTTGGGGCCTATGGCTACAACCCCGAGGGCGTGCGCATCGGCCAGAAGGAAAGCCGCCACCAGCGCGCGGTCAAGGTCTGGGACAAGCGCGAGTTCAAGAACCTTGATGGTGATGTCGAACTGGGCACCCGCAACATCAAGGTGGCGCTGAAACGTCTGCGCCGCTGGGTGCGCGAGGGCGCGTCCGAGGAGCTGGACCTCTCAGGCACCATCCGCGCCACCGCCGAACACGGCTATCTGGACGTGAAAACCCGCCCTGAACGCCACAATGCGGTGAAGGTGCTGCTGTTTCTCGATGTCGGCGGATCGATGGATCCGCATATCAAAGTGGTGGAAGAGCTGTTCTCGGCGGCGCGCAGCGAGTTCAAGCATCTGGAGTATTTCTACTTCCACAACTGCCTCTATGAAGGGGTCTGGCGCGACAACCGCCGCCGCTGGGATGCGCAGATCCCCACCCATGAGGTACTGCGCACCTATGGGCCGGACTATAAGTGCATTTTTGTCGGAGATGCCTCGATGTCGCCCTATGAGATCGCCTATCCGGGCGGCGCCAATGAACATTGGAACCCGGAGGCCGGTCAGATCTGGCTGGAGCGGGCGCGGGCGCAATGGGCCTCACACCTCTGGATCAACCCGGTGCCGGAGGCCTATTGGGGGCATACCCATTCAATCCAGATGATCCGCGAGATCTTTGCGGATCAGATGGTGCCGATGACACTGGCGGGGCTGGAGCGTGGGATGCGGGAGCTGACGCGCTAG
- the rsgA gene encoding ribosome small subunit-dependent GTPase A gives MTRDYSQFLSPASADRSADTARPLSPLEHLGWQGFFSQQTDLDEMASHPPVRITEVNRSGLRAMGDGIDMVIPPGPEATVGDWLMLDAELPTHSRVLERKSLIRRRAPGKDRKVQLIAANIDTMFVVTSCNADFNVARLERFIAMAFDAEVTPVIVLTKIDLCDDLEPYVTQAKAISDLVEVVPLNAKSETAREALAPWVRAGQTIAFLGTSGVGKSTLTKALGEDLDIATQGIREDDARGRHTTTRRQLYFIANGCGVLDTPGMRELQLTDAASGVGDVFADLEELATQCRFRNCAHEGEPGCAVQAGIAAGEVDAGRLDRWRKLAAEEAFNSASLAQKRAKDKSFGKMVKTAKTIKKRSRK, from the coding sequence ATGACAAGGGACTATTCCCAATTCCTGAGCCCCGCCTCCGCTGACAGATCTGCCGATACCGCGCGGCCGCTGAGCCCGCTGGAGCATCTGGGCTGGCAGGGGTTCTTCTCTCAACAGACTGATCTGGACGAGATGGCCAGCCACCCGCCCGTGCGCATCACCGAAGTGAACCGCAGCGGCCTGCGCGCCATGGGCGACGGCATCGACATGGTGATCCCCCCCGGCCCCGAGGCCACGGTGGGGGATTGGCTGATGCTGGACGCCGAGCTGCCGACCCACAGTCGGGTGCTGGAGCGCAAGAGCCTGATCCGCCGCCGCGCGCCGGGCAAGGATCGCAAGGTCCAGCTGATCGCGGCCAATATCGACACGATGTTCGTGGTCACCTCCTGCAACGCGGATTTCAATGTCGCGCGGCTGGAACGGTTTATCGCCATGGCCTTTGACGCGGAGGTGACGCCGGTGATCGTGCTGACGAAGATCGACCTCTGCGACGATCTTGAGCCCTATGTCACCCAGGCAAAGGCGATTTCCGATCTGGTTGAGGTGGTTCCGCTGAATGCCAAGAGCGAAACCGCGCGCGAGGCGCTGGCGCCCTGGGTCCGGGCCGGGCAGACGATTGCCTTTCTCGGCACCTCCGGCGTGGGCAAATCCACGCTGACCAAGGCGCTCGGCGAGGATCTCGATATCGCAACCCAAGGCATTCGCGAAGATGACGCGCGCGGGCGCCACACCACAACCCGTCGGCAGCTTTACTTCATCGCAAACGGCTGTGGCGTGCTGGATACACCGGGGATGCGGGAGTTGCAGCTGACCGATGCGGCCAGCGGTGTCGGCGATGTCTTTGCAGATCTGGAAGAGCTGGCGACGCAGTGCCGATTTCGCAACTGCGCCCATGAAGGGGAGCCGGGCTGCGCGGTGCAGGCGGGCATTGCCGCTGGTGAGGTTGACGCCGGCCGGTTGGACCGCTGGCGCAAGCTGGCTGCGGAAGAAGCCTTCAATTCAGCCTCTCTGGCGCAGAAACGGGCCAAGGACAAGAGCTTTGGCAAGATGGTGAAGACGGCGAAAACCATCAAGAAGCGCAGCCGCAAATAG
- a CDS encoding OmpA family protein has protein sequence MVSQLLRSSTALAVIVSLSLPVAAPAQSKSDPTDLSQMTAEQITEAVQRCLRWLQNGRISPEGEILKGKGKGAKAKFCQAYVTGELDTGLDPALASTTLMAGADQAEATPEAGEQAEPAAPSEAEQAAAAPVEPVPEPATDAAPSQTVQTEAPAETEETAAEQNAGETTAEAETPVEPAANDGVNTAANTEAGAAAAPEATAEAETTAATELAAALAEAEAGTDPAPTSEPEPEPEVEPLDSQAQADALAQTEEADDSAAAAAASAATTEQAEVVEETVTEDTARSSDEEFETAVNTPAAEAEATAETSANAETDSNSAAATADNDDDGLSKLQKAALLGLGAVAIGQLLKQGETVVSNSGDRAVVEQNGQYRVIKNDDALLRQPGSNVTTYKFKDGSTRTVVVREDGAEVETIRARDGRVLRRTRTLTDGSSVVLFDDTQRADNVVVSELPTAAPRKSAFSSDTIDADELALVLAAKEAPAVSRRFSLRQIRNIDAVRRLVPEITVQSINFETGSAVIRAAEAEELAALGNALRDMIAQNPQEVFLIEGHTDAVGAAPFNLALSDRRAESVALALTEYFKVPPENMVVQGYGETDLAVVTQRAERANRRAAVRRITPLLQGGS, from the coding sequence ATGGTTTCGCAGCTTCTCAGATCCTCGACCGCGTTGGCGGTCATCGTCTCTCTCAGTCTTCCGGTCGCCGCGCCCGCGCAGTCTAAATCGGATCCGACCGACCTCAGCCAGATGACGGCGGAGCAGATCACCGAGGCCGTGCAGCGCTGTCTGCGTTGGCTGCAAAACGGTCGGATCAGTCCCGAAGGGGAGATCCTGAAAGGCAAGGGCAAGGGGGCCAAAGCCAAATTCTGTCAGGCCTATGTTACCGGCGAATTGGACACTGGTTTGGACCCTGCTCTTGCGTCAACTACCCTGATGGCGGGCGCTGATCAGGCTGAGGCCACACCTGAGGCAGGCGAACAGGCCGAGCCAGCAGCCCCGTCCGAGGCAGAGCAGGCCGCTGCCGCTCCGGTTGAACCTGTCCCAGAACCCGCCACAGACGCTGCCCCATCTCAGACCGTGCAGACCGAAGCTCCGGCCGAGACGGAAGAGACAGCCGCTGAACAGAACGCAGGTGAAACCACCGCAGAGGCAGAGACTCCGGTGGAGCCGGCAGCCAATGACGGGGTGAATACAGCCGCCAACACAGAGGCAGGCGCCGCCGCCGCGCCCGAGGCTACGGCTGAGGCCGAAACCACCGCCGCTACCGAACTGGCCGCAGCGCTGGCAGAGGCGGAGGCCGGGACCGACCCTGCACCCACGTCCGAGCCTGAACCCGAACCCGAGGTTGAGCCGCTCGACAGTCAGGCGCAGGCCGACGCCCTTGCCCAGACCGAGGAGGCAGATGACAGCGCCGCCGCAGCAGCGGCCAGCGCCGCCACCACCGAACAGGCAGAGGTTGTCGAGGAAACCGTGACGGAAGACACCGCGCGCAGTTCGGATGAGGAATTTGAAACAGCCGTGAACACCCCGGCGGCTGAGGCCGAGGCCACTGCCGAAACTTCTGCAAACGCTGAAACTGACAGCAACAGCGCCGCTGCCACAGCAGACAACGACGATGACGGTCTCAGCAAGCTGCAGAAGGCCGCTCTGCTTGGACTGGGGGCCGTGGCCATCGGCCAGCTCCTGAAACAGGGCGAAACCGTTGTCAGTAATTCCGGCGACCGCGCGGTGGTGGAACAGAACGGCCAGTACCGGGTGATCAAGAACGACGACGCTCTGCTGCGCCAGCCCGGCAGCAATGTCACCACCTATAAGTTCAAGGACGGTTCCACCCGCACCGTTGTCGTGCGTGAGGATGGGGCGGAGGTTGAAACCATCCGCGCCCGCGATGGTCGCGTCCTGCGCCGCACCCGCACGCTGACGGATGGCAGCAGTGTCGTGCTGTTCGATGACACCCAGCGCGCCGACAACGTGGTGGTCTCCGAACTGCCCACAGCCGCCCCGCGCAAATCAGCCTTCAGCAGCGATACGATTGACGCAGATGAGCTGGCGCTGGTGCTCGCCGCGAAGGAAGCCCCCGCCGTGAGCCGTCGCTTTTCCCTGCGCCAGATCCGCAATATCGACGCGGTCCGCCGTCTGGTGCCGGAAATCACCGTGCAATCCATCAACTTTGAAACCGGGTCTGCGGTGATCCGGGCAGCGGAGGCCGAAGAACTGGCTGCGCTGGGCAATGCGCTGCGCGACATGATCGCGCAGAACCCGCAGGAGGTGTTTCTGATCGAAGGCCACACCGATGCGGTCGGTGCCGCGCCCTTTAACCTCGCGCTGTCAGACCGCCGCGCCGAAAGTGTCGCATTGGCTCTGACCGAGTATTTTAAAGTGCCGCCTGAAAATATGGTGGTGCAGGGCTATGGTGAGACCGATCTGGCGGTGGTGACCCAACGCGCCGAGCGCGCCAACCGCCGCGCTGCCGTACGCCGGATCACGCCGCTGCTACAGGGCGGCAGCTGA
- a CDS encoding vWA domain-containing protein, with the protein MPEYPPLPLPETPRLAQNVTHFARALRRAGLPIGPGRVSEAVEAVATAGFTSKQDFYWTLHACFVSKPEHRQVFAQIFRLYWRDPRFLEHMMAAMLPAIRGTQEEKAAKPAQKRAAEALLDGAEAPDRPDPPEGEEPPEQLELSAELTMSREERLRQLDFEQMSTAEVAEAKRMLAKMQLPIRPIQSRRLMASPTGPRIDWRRTMAQAARQGGEITTLSRAQRRVRWPNLVVICDISGSMSQYSRLILHFLHAVANRKGPGWARVHGFTFGTRLTNITRHLAQRDVDAALAAAGAEAQDWEGGTRIGACLHDFNRDWSRRVMGQGAVVLLITDGLDRDDTDQLSAEMQRLHLSARRLIWLNPLLRFDGFAPKARGIRAMLPHVDSFRAGHSIAALQDLADVLTRAEDSGEKQRLMQMLTAE; encoded by the coding sequence ATGCCTGAATACCCGCCGCTGCCGCTGCCGGAGACGCCACGGCTGGCGCAGAATGTTACCCATTTTGCGCGGGCTTTGCGCCGCGCTGGACTGCCTATCGGTCCCGGCCGGGTGAGCGAGGCCGTCGAGGCTGTGGCCACGGCCGGCTTTACCTCGAAGCAGGATTTCTACTGGACGCTGCACGCCTGCTTTGTCTCCAAACCCGAACACCGTCAGGTCTTTGCGCAGATCTTTCGTCTCTACTGGCGGGATCCGCGCTTTCTGGAGCATATGATGGCGGCGATGCTGCCCGCGATCCGGGGCACGCAGGAGGAGAAAGCCGCCAAGCCCGCCCAGAAACGCGCCGCCGAGGCATTGCTGGATGGGGCTGAGGCGCCGGATCGCCCTGACCCGCCGGAGGGGGAGGAGCCACCGGAGCAGCTGGAACTAAGCGCCGAACTCACCATGTCGCGCGAGGAACGGCTGCGGCAGCTCGACTTTGAGCAGATGAGCACCGCCGAGGTGGCCGAGGCCAAGCGGATGCTCGCCAAGATGCAGCTGCCAATCCGCCCCATTCAATCGCGCCGTCTGATGGCGTCACCAACAGGTCCCCGCATCGACTGGCGACGCACAATGGCGCAGGCTGCGCGTCAGGGCGGCGAGATTACAACCCTTTCACGCGCCCAACGTCGGGTGCGCTGGCCCAATCTCGTCGTGATCTGCGATATCTCCGGCTCCATGAGCCAATACTCCCGTCTGATCCTGCATTTCCTGCATGCGGTCGCCAACCGCAAGGGGCCGGGCTGGGCGAGGGTGCATGGTTTTACCTTCGGCACACGGCTTACCAATATCACCCGCCATCTGGCGCAGCGCGATGTGGATGCCGCCCTGGCTGCAGCCGGGGCCGAGGCGCAGGACTGGGAGGGCGGTACAAGGATTGGCGCCTGTCTGCATGATTTCAACCGAGACTGGTCGCGCCGCGTCATGGGGCAGGGGGCCGTGGTCCTGCTGATTACTGACGGGCTGGACCGCGACGACACCGATCAGCTGAGCGCCGAAATGCAGCGGCTGCATCTGTCTGCGCGCCGCCTGATCTGGCTGAACCCCTTACTGCGCTTTGACGGGTTCGCCCCCAAGGCCCGCGGCATTCGCGCCATGTTGCCTCATGTCGACAGCTTTCGCGCAGGTCATTCTATTGCGGCGCTTCAGGATCTCGCTGATGTCCTCACCCGGGCGGAGGACAGCGGCGAAAAACAGCGACTGATGCAGATGTTGACGGCCGAATAA